The Paenibacillus uliginis N3/975 genome has a window encoding:
- a CDS encoding NUDIX domain-containing protein: protein MNTITLYERNAKINILEQRKVFMEVRQMATAFLINDDKVLMMKKARSKLFNFEFWGGIGGHLEYEELNFPMKASYREIEEETGFKKSEIKNFKLKYILIENNCGEIRQQYVYFGETKHMNFISSDEGELYWIHKNELLNLHMSKIIKFTIEHYLENPNLDDILVGTITANNESNPQIQWATTKETVTF from the coding sequence GTGAATACAATAACGTTATATGAAAGAAATGCAAAGATTAATATTTTAGAGCAGAGGAAGGTATTCATGGAAGTAAGACAAATGGCAACTGCATTTTTAATTAACGATGACAAAGTATTGATGATGAAAAAAGCAAGAAGTAAGCTCTTTAATTTTGAATTTTGGGGAGGGATTGGAGGACATCTTGAATATGAAGAACTAAATTTTCCAATGAAGGCCAGCTATAGAGAAATTGAAGAGGAAACGGGATTTAAAAAGAGTGAGATTAAAAACTTTAAATTGAAATACATACTGATAGAGAATAACTGTGGGGAAATCCGACAGCAATACGTATATTTTGGAGAAACAAAGCACATGAACTTTATCTCTTCTGATGAAGGGGAATTATATTGGATACATAAGAATGAGTTATTAAATTTACATATGTCAAAGATTATTAAATTTACTATTGAACACTATTTAGAGAATCCAAATCTTGATGATATTTTAGTTGGAACAATAACGGCTAATAATGAATCAAATCCACAAATACAATGGGCAACAACTAAAGAAACCGTGACTTTCTAG
- a CDS encoding acylphosphatase has product MSVFKKLRNEYVIWHANRVKFPKFTPSIIVRKKVAFSGRVQKVGFRLEIYCIARRMKLTGWVRNLKDGSVEAELQGEESHIDFLINCMRSLKRASVKKMTIIDLPIREGEESFTIVE; this is encoded by the coding sequence ATGAGTGTTTTTAAGAAATTAAGAAATGAATATGTAATTTGGCATGCAAATCGTGTTAAGTTTCCAAAATTTACACCAAGCATTATAGTCAGAAAAAAAGTAGCTTTTTCTGGAAGGGTGCAAAAGGTAGGATTTCGCTTGGAAATATATTGTATTGCTCGAAGAATGAAATTAACTGGATGGGTAAGAAATTTAAAAGATGGAAGTGTGGAAGCAGAATTACAAGGGGAAGAGTCGCATATTGATTTTCTGATCAATTGCATGCGGTCATTGAAACGGGCGTCTGTAAAGAAAATGACTATAATTGATCTGCCTATTAGAGAGGGTGAAGAAAGCTTTACAATAGTGGAATAA
- a CDS encoding VOC family protein produces MKSPIINRIDTVFLHVTDLKESVRWYSKLLAIEFNEDIQFEGPIHTFPMGKNRPGLTLDNHSFDEAYKFVPSNQPLFNLSTEDIDEAYEFVKSIGTEIVTEIARYPDLSDFSFKDPDGNILMICSCITEN; encoded by the coding sequence ATGAAAAGTCCTATTATTAATCGGATTGATACCGTTTTTTTACATGTAACAGATCTGAAGGAATCTGTAAGATGGTATTCGAAACTTTTGGCAATCGAATTCAATGAGGATATTCAATTTGAAGGTCCGATTCATACATTTCCTATGGGTAAGAATAGACCTGGACTAACATTAGATAATCATAGTTTTGATGAAGCATATAAATTTGTTCCATCAAATCAACCATTATTTAATCTAAGCACTGAAGATATAGATGAAGCTTACGAATTTGTTAAGAGTATAGGAACAGAGATTGTAACAGAAATTGCAAGATACCCAGATCTATCTGATTTTTCTTTCAAGGACCCTGATGGGAACATTTTGATGATTTGTTCATGTATAACGGAGAATTAA
- a CDS encoding GNAT family N-acetyltransferase, with translation MKVGKYMNIHIRELNEHDPVVISASFKEQGWNKPVDLYLNYLEEQKNGDRVSIIAEVDNTFAGYVNILWNSYYPSFKDKGIPEINDFNVLIKYRCQGVGSKLMDKAENIIKERSEIVGIGVGLFSDYGNAQILYAKRGYIPDGKGIYNSHRYIERGDTVIIDDDVALYLIKKLT, from the coding sequence ATGAAAGTGGGAAAGTATATGAATATCCATATTAGAGAATTGAATGAGCATGATCCGGTAGTTATTTCAGCATCATTTAAAGAACAAGGATGGAATAAGCCCGTTGATTTGTATCTTAACTATCTTGAGGAACAAAAAAACGGCGATAGAGTTTCGATAATTGCTGAAGTAGATAATACTTTCGCAGGTTATGTAAATATATTATGGAATTCATACTATCCATCCTTTAAAGATAAGGGAATCCCAGAGATAAATGATTTTAATGTTTTAATCAAATATCGCTGTCAAGGTGTTGGCTCTAAATTGATGGATAAGGCGGAAAATATTATTAAAGAACGATCTGAGATTGTGGGCATTGGAGTTGGATTATTTTCGGATTATGGAAATGCACAAATTTTGTATGCAAAGCGTGGGTATATTCCAGATGGTAAGGGAATCTATAATAGTCACCGATATATTGAACGTGGAGATACAGTAATAATAGATGATGATGTTGCACTCTATCTAATAAAGAAATTGACATAA
- a CDS encoding NUDIX hydrolase: protein MLKPINEFPKDKKIAGIHSIPITDDGSVVFVWDINEETLTTVGGRLEDNEDLNTALDRETTEEAGLILDTYRIPIASWYWENTNTYTVFVIARIKEYVSLPVGFETSGRVVMNFETARHLITKLEGNSHRIELLNLAEQKSIEILNQVTNEQLYRLKEKEENRFLYPNLMNDRFRIIGRHTLIKDNYEDELIQIESLGPGYSGGYIYVSRNDIQKLKTSVGISGIS from the coding sequence ATGTTGAAACCTATCAATGAATTTCCAAAAGACAAGAAAATAGCAGGGATTCATAGTATACCAATTACTGATGATGGATCAGTTGTTTTTGTATGGGATATTAATGAAGAAACTTTAACTACTGTAGGCGGAAGATTAGAAGATAATGAAGATCTTAATACAGCACTCGACCGTGAAACAACTGAAGAAGCTGGTCTTATACTAGACACGTATAGAATACCGATAGCTTCTTGGTATTGGGAAAATACGAATACATATACTGTGTTTGTTATCGCTCGAATTAAAGAGTATGTATCGTTGCCAGTTGGATTTGAAACTTCAGGAAGGGTAGTGATGAATTTCGAAACGGCACGACATCTTATAACTAAACTAGAAGGAAATAGTCATAGAATTGAATTATTGAATCTTGCCGAACAAAAAAGTATAGAAATATTGAATCAAGTAACAAATGAACAATTATACCGATTAAAGGAGAAGGAAGAAAACCGCTTTTTATACCCTAATTTAATGAATGATCGTTTCAGAATTATTGGTCGTCATACATTAATAAAAGACAATTACGAGGATGAATTGATTCAAATAGAGTCATTAGGACCAGGTTATAGTGGTGGGTACATTTATGTTTCAAGAAATGATATACAAAAATTAAAAACTAGTGTGGGAATCTCAGGGATATCATGA
- a CDS encoding DUF6896 domain-containing protein → MNSLTKETMDELLAAMDTYKVIAQELIDKLISETNQPEKSEIIKGGYYLLSNAELLNGEEYLTGNWYFDVHGEHCMFENLETGQKLEVSLGSTDDIGNVDPYFFYNFLESTENLKHLIQYFENPFGDMLNFFEVLEKRKMLLHIHGVEYRKILQNEK, encoded by the coding sequence ATGAACTCGCTAACAAAAGAAACGATGGATGAATTATTGGCAGCAATGGACACTTATAAAGTAATTGCGCAAGAACTCATTGACAAATTAATATCGGAAACTAACCAGCCTGAAAAATCAGAGATCATAAAAGGAGGTTACTACTTACTTTCAAATGCGGAATTACTAAACGGTGAAGAATATTTAACCGGTAATTGGTACTTTGATGTTCATGGAGAGCATTGCATGTTTGAGAATTTAGAAACTGGGCAAAAATTGGAAGTTTCTCTCGGGAGTACAGACGATATTGGAAACGTTGACCCCTATTTTTTTTACAACTTCTTGGAATCAACTGAGAATCTTAAACACTTGATTCAATATTTCGAAAATCCATTTGGTGATATGTTGAACTTTTTTGAAGTATTAGAAAAGCGAAAAATGCTTCTGCATATTCATGGTGTTGAATACAGAAAGATTCTTCAGAATGAAAAATAA
- a CDS encoding alpha/beta fold hydrolase — translation MYIEVEKDVRIFVQDINPGPGSRPVFFVHGWPLNHKMFEYQYNILPEYGFRCISMDIRGNGQSSKPWGSYSYDRLADDLYIVLETLQLENTALVGFSVGGAISIRYMSRYGGCHITKLALVDAVTPSFVKTPDSPYGVTKEQANALINQMYVNLPKFLNDVSLMFFNRNLGPATLDWFVHLGFQSASYALIKILQEAAKDDVTKDLSQIHVPTAIFHGVHDQLIPFKSAQITQQRIRGSQLYPFDNSGHGLPIDQADDFNKALMHFINA, via the coding sequence ATGTATATTGAAGTCGAAAAAGATGTGCGTATCTTCGTGCAGGATATTAACCCGGGCCCCGGAAGCAGACCTGTTTTTTTCGTTCATGGCTGGCCTTTAAATCATAAAATGTTTGAATATCAATACAACATATTGCCGGAATATGGTTTCCGTTGTATTAGTATGGATATTCGCGGTAATGGACAATCCTCGAAGCCTTGGGGAAGCTATTCGTATGATCGTTTGGCGGATGATCTTTATATCGTTTTAGAAACTCTACAGTTGGAAAATACCGCTCTAGTTGGTTTTTCTGTAGGCGGAGCCATCTCCATTCGCTACATGTCCCGTTATGGTGGATGTCATATTACAAAATTGGCATTAGTCGATGCTGTTACTCCTTCCTTTGTTAAAACTCCCGATTCTCCTTACGGGGTTACGAAAGAGCAAGCTAACGCCCTTATCAATCAAATGTACGTCAATCTGCCAAAGTTTCTGAACGATGTATCTTTAATGTTTTTCAATCGAAATCTGGGCCCCGCTACATTGGATTGGTTTGTTCACCTTGGGTTTCAATCTGCTTCGTACGCGCTTATTAAAATATTGCAAGAAGCGGCAAAAGATGATGTAACCAAGGACTTAAGTCAAATTCATGTCCCTACGGCAATATTTCATGGAGTTCATGATCAACTGATCCCATTCAAAAGCGCCCAAATTACTCAGCAGCGGATCAGAGGTTCACAGCTATATCCTTTTGATAACAGCGGTCATGGATTGCCGATCGATCAAGCAGATGACTTCAACAAGGCGTTGATGCATTTTATAAACGCTTGA
- a CDS encoding MFS transporter yields MSDITTVEVKLKSRKDSLQKYIDSPEKQRQLYQKTLIIVVLSQIFGGAGLAAGVTVGALLAQEMLGTNSYAGIPAALITLGSAVAALLVGRLSQRFGRRAGLTTGFFAGGIGAIGVVISAVANSLPLLFVSLLIYGAGTATNLQARYAGTDLAKSTQRARAISIAMVSTTFGAVAGPNLVDVMGRFASSFGIPTLAGPFILAAAAYILAGLVLLALLYPDPFVVSKAIAEAQKASQNNVTETNIKPAAFNNRGIIVGATVMVLTQIVMIAIMTMTPVHMKDHGHGLREVGLVIGIHIAAMYLPSLVTGILVDKFGRTIMSYASGITLLLAGIFAAWAPPDSMVLLIVALALLGLGWNFGLISGTAQIIDATPPDIRAKTQGTVDVLVALAGASGGALSGMVVAHANFTILSLAGGFSSLLLIPVVIWAHSNQRKDEIIERQL; encoded by the coding sequence TTGTCGGATATCACTACTGTTGAAGTGAAATTAAAAAGTCGAAAAGATTCGCTACAAAAATACATTGATTCGCCTGAAAAACAACGCCAGCTGTATCAAAAGACTTTGATTATCGTTGTCCTTTCTCAAATCTTTGGCGGAGCTGGACTTGCAGCAGGCGTAACCGTCGGCGCGCTCCTTGCTCAGGAAATGTTGGGTACGAACAGCTATGCGGGGATTCCTGCGGCTCTTATCACGCTAGGTTCTGCCGTGGCAGCGCTTCTAGTAGGACGACTTTCTCAACGTTTTGGCCGTCGAGCAGGACTAACAACAGGCTTTTTCGCTGGTGGCATTGGTGCAATCGGAGTCGTGATCTCGGCAGTCGCTAACAGTCTTCCGCTGCTGTTTGTTTCGCTGCTGATCTATGGTGCTGGTACGGCTACAAACTTACAAGCACGTTATGCTGGTACCGATTTGGCTAAATCCACACAACGAGCAAGAGCGATCAGCATTGCGATGGTATCTACTACTTTTGGTGCTGTTGCGGGTCCAAATTTAGTAGATGTCATGGGTCGATTCGCTTCGTCATTTGGTATTCCTACATTGGCGGGTCCGTTCATACTAGCGGCAGCAGCTTACATTTTAGCTGGTCTAGTGCTTTTGGCATTGCTTTACCCAGATCCATTTGTCGTTTCTAAAGCCATAGCTGAAGCACAGAAAGCAAGCCAGAACAACGTTACAGAAACAAATATCAAGCCTGCGGCTTTCAATAACAGGGGAATCATTGTCGGGGCAACCGTCATGGTGTTAACTCAAATCGTCATGATCGCAATCATGACGATGACACCTGTCCACATGAAGGATCACGGACACGGTTTACGCGAGGTAGGGTTGGTAATTGGCATTCATATCGCTGCTATGTATCTTCCTTCCCTTGTGACCGGTATCCTTGTAGACAAGTTCGGACGAACGATTATGTCATACGCTTCAGGAATTACGCTTCTCTTAGCAGGGATTTTTGCCGCATGGGCACCGCCCGATTCAATGGTATTGCTTATCGTCGCTCTAGCGCTACTGGGACTCGGATGGAACTTTGGATTAATTAGCGGTACAGCGCAGATCATTGATGCAACGCCGCCAGACATTCGTGCAAAAACACAAGGAACGGTTGATGTTCTGGTTGCATTGGCAGGGGCATCTGGCGGAGCTTTGTCCGGTATGGTCGTTGCACATGCTAACTTTACGATCCTCTCCCTTGCAGGAGGTTTCAGTTCTCTGCTGCTTATCCCAGTTGTAATTTGGGCACACAGTAATCAGAGAAAAGATGAAATCATAGAAAGACAATTATAG
- a CDS encoding YwqG family protein yields the protein MELNEQNKKKLQHIISEHQFGHAVEYLMEHTRQGIRLSKQGLADYGKACTSRIGGDPDLPPHVEWPQDSEGKAMTFLAQLQLGDLAQYDDSSLLPVSGMLYFFIGVDEPAYNIEHRVLFLQEDQIVEARRRPSPELTTLEEEYTGYHIEARASLEPPNYAYVDDEQVEDDEHDFEAYEELCFQLYGMDSDDLAVMFGYPATQHGDCEYEAALMMLTGKEYTYSPEEAIQQITAHFGGSSERAEQEIRDTLLLLAIDSDDEVGFCWWDAGELQFYIRKEDLLAGNFAHTYCSLYSS from the coding sequence ATGGAGTTAAACGAACAAAATAAGAAAAAGTTACAGCACATCATCAGTGAGCATCAATTTGGTCATGCTGTGGAATATTTAATGGAACATACACGACAAGGTATTCGATTATCCAAACAGGGATTGGCTGACTACGGTAAAGCCTGTACCTCCCGAATTGGTGGAGATCCGGATCTTCCCCCGCATGTTGAATGGCCGCAGGATTCCGAGGGAAAGGCGATGACTTTTTTGGCTCAGCTACAATTGGGGGATTTGGCCCAGTATGATGATTCTTCATTACTTCCGGTTAGCGGGATGTTATATTTCTTTATAGGTGTGGATGAGCCGGCCTATAACATTGAGCATCGGGTTCTGTTTTTGCAAGAAGATCAAATTGTTGAAGCCCGTCGGCGCCCTTCTCCAGAATTGACTACGCTCGAAGAGGAATATACCGGTTATCACATTGAAGCAAGGGCGTCACTTGAACCTCCCAACTATGCATATGTGGATGATGAACAGGTGGAAGACGATGAGCATGATTTCGAAGCTTATGAAGAGCTGTGCTTCCAGCTGTATGGCATGGATAGTGACGATCTGGCGGTAATGTTCGGTTATCCCGCCACCCAGCACGGAGATTGTGAATATGAGGCCGCTTTAATGATGCTAACAGGGAAGGAATACACCTACTCTCCCGAAGAAGCAATACAGCAAATCACTGCTCATTTTGGCGGCAGCTCGGAACGGGCTGAGCAGGAGATTCGCGATACCTTGCTGCTGCTAGCCATCGATTCGGATGATGAGGTGGGCTTCTGTTGGTGGGATGCCGGAGAACTGCAATTTTATATTCGTAAAGAGGATTTGCTTGCGGGGAATTTTGCTCATACCTATTGCTCTTTATATTCCAGCTGA
- a CDS encoding phosphotransferase, giving the protein MIPAKISAYCSKTPLLNEVTEWSPLRKWALSEVYRVKLLRDETRIIKWSGNEMAREATIYKELVHPLELKAPQIFEIIQMKDSAVIIMEDAGKRDLEQQIEPEYFLEAASELARLRTKATVNLERLLSRKTIEKYSVSEDDFLQMLGDLLKSDKLAENRLLLDVKGVLPQHLEMLYHKVPTSLVHADYHAKNLLIQDNGIMPIDWSHAYLSPHLGDLYCLIKEADHCLSREDLLSAFLEVTDINIDHLNWQVQIGGLCWLIKTLRWLVYGGTETIPGSEAWIPDLMKDLENIYQQLTT; this is encoded by the coding sequence ATGATTCCAGCAAAAATATCAGCTTATTGTTCGAAGACGCCCTTGTTGAATGAGGTTACTGAATGGTCACCCTTGAGGAAATGGGCTCTTTCCGAAGTTTACAGAGTAAAGTTGTTACGGGATGAAACACGCATTATTAAGTGGAGCGGAAATGAAATGGCTAGGGAAGCTACAATTTATAAAGAGTTGGTTCATCCATTGGAGTTAAAGGCACCACAGATCTTTGAGATCATTCAAATGAAGGACAGCGCAGTTATCATCATGGAGGATGCCGGAAAAAGAGATTTGGAACAGCAGATAGAACCTGAGTATTTTCTTGAAGCTGCGAGTGAATTAGCAAGACTAAGAACGAAAGCAACAGTCAACCTTGAAAGGTTGCTCTCAAGAAAGACCATCGAAAAATATTCAGTCTCAGAAGACGACTTTCTTCAGATGTTGGGCGATCTTTTGAAATCGGATAAATTAGCAGAGAACAGATTATTACTAGACGTTAAGGGTGTATTACCACAACATTTAGAGATGTTATATCATAAGGTCCCTACTTCGCTAGTACATGCTGATTATCATGCAAAAAACCTTCTGATTCAAGACAATGGAATTATGCCGATTGATTGGTCCCATGCTTATTTAAGTCCTCATCTTGGTGACTTGTATTGCTTAATTAAGGAAGCGGATCACTGTCTATCAAGAGAAGATTTACTATCAGCATTTCTAGAGGTAACTGATATAAATATCGATCATCTGAACTGGCAAGTGCAAATCGGCGGTTTATGTTGGCTAATAAAAACTTTGCGATGGCTTGTATATGGCGGCACAGAGACAATCCCAGGATCTGAAGCCTGGATACCCGATCTAATGAAAGATTTAGAGAATATATATCAGCAATTGACTACATAA
- a CDS encoding ABC transporter ATP-binding protein, translating into MSWLLRYLSPVKGRLMILLILLLTSTGLQLLNPQIVKRFIDTAAGGGVLASLIQLAGLFLVAAVLNQLITVAVSYLGNDISWRATNQLRGDLLKHCLRLDMRFHNMKTPGEMIERVDGDVTNISNFFAMFIVQVIGSFVLLAGILGFMFTVNMPIAIVMTVFTLVSIMFMVFIRNLGVNSSKNEREASASLFGLIEERIAGIEDVQANGNVPYVMNRFHRMMRAVFLKGRKAWMLRVIPWNTTVILFALAVTAVLLLGVRYYLIGEISLGTLFLIYQYTQMLNDPIEMLGDQVQEFQKAKSGMLRSRELLSNRSEIMDGEQDHLHEGALGLEFEGVNFSYNEEKPVLKDINFTVKPGERLGIIGRTGSGKSSLSRVLLRLYNIDSGVIRVGGTDITKLKLPALYRRVGMVTQDVQLFDGSLRDNLTLFDSHVSDAFILETTERLGLRQWIDAQPEGLDTHLTTGGSSLSAGEAQLFALTRVFLTQPSLVILDEPSSRLDAATETMLQVAVDQLMSQCTGIIIAHRLATLEQVDKIMVLGDGRILEFGAREALAQDPDSHYARLLITGREEELA; encoded by the coding sequence ATGTCATGGCTGCTACGATATTTGAGCCCGGTCAAAGGGCGGCTGATGATTTTGCTCATCTTGCTGTTAACCTCGACAGGCTTGCAGCTTCTGAATCCACAGATTGTCAAACGTTTTATTGATACGGCAGCAGGTGGCGGGGTATTAGCCAGCCTGATTCAGCTCGCGGGGTTATTCCTCGTTGCTGCCGTATTAAACCAGTTGATTACGGTAGCTGTTAGTTATCTTGGAAACGACATTTCATGGCGGGCAACGAACCAGCTTCGCGGGGATCTTTTGAAGCATTGCTTGCGACTGGATATGCGTTTTCATAATATGAAAACGCCCGGTGAGATGATCGAGCGGGTCGATGGTGATGTGACGAACATTTCGAACTTTTTCGCAATGTTTATCGTGCAGGTCATCGGAAGCTTTGTGCTGCTGGCCGGGATTTTAGGGTTTATGTTTACCGTGAATATGCCGATCGCTATCGTGATGACAGTCTTTACGCTGGTGTCGATTATGTTCATGGTGTTCATCCGTAATCTGGGCGTCAATTCATCGAAAAACGAACGTGAAGCCAGTGCTTCCCTGTTCGGATTAATTGAAGAACGCATTGCAGGGATTGAGGATGTGCAGGCCAACGGTAATGTGCCTTATGTCATGAATCGGTTTCATCGGATGATGCGCGCCGTGTTTTTGAAAGGAAGAAAAGCTTGGATGCTCCGGGTCATTCCGTGGAACACCACCGTCATCCTGTTTGCTCTTGCGGTTACCGCTGTACTATTACTAGGGGTTCGTTACTACTTGATTGGTGAGATTAGCCTCGGAACGCTGTTCCTCATTTATCAATATACACAGATGTTGAACGACCCGATTGAGATGCTAGGCGACCAGGTGCAGGAGTTTCAAAAAGCGAAATCCGGCATGCTTCGTTCTAGAGAATTGCTCTCGAATCGCAGCGAGATCATGGACGGGGAGCAGGATCATCTTCATGAGGGAGCGCTGGGTCTGGAATTTGAGGGAGTCAACTTCAGTTATAACGAAGAGAAGCCAGTGCTAAAAGACATTAATTTTACAGTTAAGCCAGGGGAACGTCTTGGCATTATTGGACGCACCGGCAGCGGGAAGTCGAGTCTCAGCCGTGTCTTACTTCGTTTGTACAATATCGACAGTGGGGTTATTCGTGTCGGTGGTACGGATATTACGAAGTTGAAGCTTCCGGCACTGTATCGCCGGGTCGGTATGGTTACCCAGGATGTTCAGCTGTTCGATGGCTCACTGCGTGACAATCTGACACTGTTTGATAGCCATGTATCGGATGCGTTCATTTTGGAAACAACGGAGCGACTGGGACTACGTCAGTGGATTGATGCGCAGCCGGAAGGACTGGATACCCATCTGACGACAGGCGGGTCCTCCCTGTCTGCAGGGGAAGCGCAGCTGTTTGCGTTAACCCGGGTATTTTTGACACAGCCGAGTTTGGTGATTCTGGATGAGCCTTCTTCACGCCTTGATGCTGCAACGGAAACGATGCTGCAGGTGGCGGTGGATCAGCTGATGAGTCAATGTACAGGGATCATTATTGCTCATCGTCTGGCAACGCTGGAGCAGGTGGATAAAATTATGGTGCTGGGTGATGGCCGAATATTGGAATTCGGAGCACGGGAAGCACTGGCGCAAGATCCGGATTCGCATTATGCCAGGCTGCTGATTACAGGCAGAGAGGAGGAATTGGCATGA